Proteins from a single region of Alphaproteobacteria bacterium:
- a CDS encoding DUF1134 domain-containing protein — translation MTDHTGSRESKKPRARVLLLALLLSLATGSWTGVLANDGANDGANDATAAEESGFTKNEIIESANSFFGATTAGLADVVEKAFQDHGRPNAYITGEEVSGAVGVGVKYGRGDLNFKSGGTRKVFWQGPTVGFDFGGNASKIFVLVYNLETADALFQRFPGGEGSIYVVGGVGMHYLQSDGVILAPIKTGVGLRAGVNVGYMHFTREASWNPF, via the coding sequence ATGACCGACCATACAGGGTCACGAGAATCGAAAAAGCCGCGCGCCCGGGTGCTGCTTCTGGCTCTTCTCCTCAGCCTGGCGACCGGGTCCTGGACCGGCGTCCTGGCCAACGACGGGGCCAACGACGGGGCCAACGACGCGACTGCGGCCGAGGAAAGCGGCTTCACGAAAAACGAGATCATCGAAAGCGCAAATTCCTTTTTCGGCGCGACGACAGCCGGGCTGGCCGATGTCGTGGAGAAGGCTTTTCAGGATCATGGGCGGCCGAACGCCTACATCACGGGAGAGGAAGTGAGCGGCGCAGTCGGTGTTGGCGTGAAATACGGGCGCGGCGATCTGAATTTCAAATCAGGCGGGACCCGCAAGGTGTTCTGGCAGGGCCCGACCGTCGGTTTTGATTTTGGCGGCAACGCGTCAAAAATTTTCGTGCTCGTTTACAATCTTGAGACGGCCGACGCGCTGTTTCAGCGCTTTCCCGGCGGCGAAGGGTCGATCTACGTCGTCGGCGGCGTCGGCATGCATTATCTGCAGAGCGACGGCGTGATCCTCGCCCCGATCAAGACCGGCGTCGGCCTCCGCGCGGGGGTGAATGTGGGATACATGCATTTTACCCGAGAAGCATCCTGGAACCCGTTCTAG
- a CDS encoding PAS domain S-box protein, protein MATAGARFTADLPSDEAALRQAFDLLPCAVWLTDPQGNSTYYNKAYTDHIGLRSNQILEDGWENFIYPEDRERLFKTFSEAIERQSSFTLEHRVQKPDGQLIWYFVQAVPRRDSKGRFIGFIGTSIDITTQKVAERELIKSENRFRAILENAPTSVFVRDLNGIYILVNQKVQEKAHDPSQSLIGRRETNPDFLRSDRLVFESGEALEVEEQLNFDGVEHTFLSVKFPLHDADGKPYAVAAIATDISEIKAHEREAVEARMAAEKATSQAKQATEARTRFLVNMSHELRTPLNAIIGFSEVIENAVFGEVPARYRDYAKDISSSGKHLLHVINEILDLARAESGKLVLHESEFDIESLCHTVLSMTRLAAAESDVRIEIVHAEDVTRLRGDKHKLIQALVNLISNAVRFSPAGGSVKLSCGLSRAGEAVLTVRDEGIGMTPEGIETALEEYGQVHVPDDTAQGGTGLGLPLSKRLVELHGGHLEIESEPDRGTTARIVLPASRVRRR, encoded by the coding sequence GTGGCCACAGCCGGAGCACGATTCACGGCCGACCTGCCATCGGACGAGGCCGCCCTGCGCCAGGCATTCGATCTCCTGCCTTGCGCCGTCTGGCTAACGGACCCGCAAGGCAATTCCACCTATTACAACAAGGCCTATACCGATCACATCGGCCTGAGATCCAACCAGATCCTGGAAGACGGGTGGGAGAACTTTATCTATCCCGAAGACCGGGAGCGCCTGTTCAAAACCTTCTCGGAAGCGATCGAGCGCCAGAGCAGCTTCACGCTCGAGCATCGGGTGCAAAAACCGGACGGACAGCTCATCTGGTATTTCGTCCAGGCCGTGCCGCGGCGCGATTCGAAGGGCCGTTTCATCGGCTTTATCGGTACTTCCATCGACATCACGACCCAGAAAGTAGCCGAGCGCGAACTGATCAAGAGCGAAAACCGTTTCCGGGCCATTCTGGAAAACGCCCCGACATCCGTCTTTGTCCGCGACCTGAACGGCATCTATATCCTGGTCAACCAGAAGGTTCAGGAAAAGGCCCATGACCCGAGCCAGTCCCTGATTGGCAGGCGGGAGACAAATCCGGATTTTCTGCGTTCGGACCGCCTCGTTTTCGAGAGCGGCGAAGCGCTCGAGGTTGAGGAACAATTGAACTTCGACGGGGTCGAGCACACCTTCCTCTCGGTCAAGTTTCCACTGCATGACGCTGACGGCAAACCCTACGCCGTCGCCGCCATCGCGACCGACATCTCAGAAATCAAGGCGCACGAGCGCGAAGCCGTGGAAGCGCGCATGGCGGCCGAAAAAGCGACATCCCAGGCCAAGCAGGCGACCGAGGCCAGGACCCGCTTCCTGGTCAATATGAGCCATGAGTTGCGCACGCCGCTCAATGCCATCATCGGCTTTTCAGAAGTGATCGAGAACGCTGTTTTCGGCGAAGTTCCGGCCCGCTACCGGGACTATGCAAAAGACATCTCGTCGAGTGGCAAGCATCTTTTGCATGTCATCAACGAAATCCTCGACCTGGCTCGGGCGGAGTCGGGAAAGCTGGTCCTGCACGAGAGCGAGTTCGACATTGAATCGCTGTGCCACACCGTTCTCAGCATGACGCGCCTGGCCGCAGCCGAATCCGATGTCCGTATCGAAATTGTCCATGCCGAGGATGTCACCCGTCTTCGTGGTGACAAGCACAAGCTTATCCAGGCGCTCGTGAACCTGATCTCGAACGCTGTCCGTTTTTCTCCGGCTGGCGGCAGCGTCAAACTGTCCTGCGGCCTGTCGCGCGCAGGCGAGGCTGTTCTGACCGTGCGTGACGAGGGTATCGGGATGACCCCCGAAGGGATCGAAACCGCGCTCGAGGAGTACGGCCAGGTGCACGTACCCGACGACACCGCGCAGGGCGGCACGGGGCTCGGACTGCCCCTTTCCAAGCGTCTCGTGGAGCTTCACGGCGGGCATCTCGAGATTGAGAGCGAACCCGATCGCGGTACCACGGCCCGGATCGTGCTGCCGGCCAGCAGGGTGCGGCGCAGATAA
- a CDS encoding cytochrome c, producing the protein MIRYPKKSLPAALSLMAIALIAGGLAAEEPHMPRPPAGYGSGESDFKNYCAACHGADAAGRRVIETPDGPHLLARPADLTSLARRNGDAYPAAYVYRVIAGDPTRDSPRLMPHWDGEFRAELGSGLHAALVTPGRIHAIVDYLETLQK; encoded by the coding sequence ATGATCCGATATCCGAAGAAATCGCTTCCAGCCGCCCTCAGCCTGATGGCGATCGCCCTGATCGCCGGCGGCCTCGCGGCGGAGGAGCCGCACATGCCCCGCCCTCCCGCCGGCTATGGGTCCGGAGAATCGGATTTCAAAAACTATTGCGCAGCCTGCCACGGAGCGGACGCGGCCGGGCGACGCGTCATCGAGACGCCGGACGGCCCGCACCTCCTTGCCCGGCCGGCGGATCTGACCTCGCTCGCCCGGCGCAATGGCGATGCCTACCCGGCGGCGTATGTTTACCGGGTCATTGCGGGCGATCCGACACGCGATTCGCCACGCCTGATGCCCCATTGGGACGGCGAGTTCCGGGCCGAGCTCGGCAGTGGACTTCATGCCGCGCTGGTCACGCCGGGCCGCATTCACGCGATCGTGGATTATCTCGAAACCCTGCAAAAGTGA
- the rpoH gene encoding RNA polymerase sigma factor RpoH produces the protein MTKRQLPALQFTPESNLSRYLQEIRKFPMLEREEEFMLAKRWRDHGDVEAAHKLVTSHLRLVAKIAVGYRGYGLPLAELISEGNVGMMQAVKKFDPDRGFRLATYAMWWIKAAIQEYILHSWSLVKIGTTAAQKKLFFNLRKLKSRLQQFEEGDLPQESVSEIADALSVPEKDVIEMNRRLAASDNSLNAPLKAEGEGEWQDWLVGEEPDQEELLGEREEMGRRRELMARAMEGLNERERHILSERRLKESASTLEELSQEYGISRERVRQIEARAFEKLQAAVREMAEADVMA, from the coding sequence CTGACCAAGCGCCAGTTGCCGGCGCTCCAGTTCACACCGGAAAGCAATCTCAGTCGCTACCTGCAGGAGATCCGGAAATTCCCGATGCTGGAGCGGGAAGAGGAGTTCATGCTGGCGAAGCGCTGGCGCGACCATGGCGACGTGGAGGCGGCGCACAAGCTGGTGACCAGCCATTTGCGCCTGGTGGCCAAGATCGCCGTGGGCTACCGCGGTTATGGCCTGCCCCTGGCCGAACTGATATCGGAAGGCAATGTCGGCATGATGCAGGCGGTCAAGAAATTCGACCCCGATCGCGGCTTCCGGCTAGCCACCTACGCCATGTGGTGGATCAAGGCGGCCATTCAGGAATACATCCTGCATTCCTGGTCGCTCGTGAAGATCGGCACCACTGCCGCGCAAAAGAAACTGTTTTTCAACCTGCGGAAGCTGAAAAGCCGTCTGCAGCAATTCGAGGAAGGCGACCTGCCCCAGGAAAGCGTCTCGGAAATTGCCGATGCACTGTCGGTACCGGAAAAGGACGTGATCGAAATGAACCGGCGGCTGGCGGCGAGCGACAATTCCCTGAACGCGCCGTTGAAGGCGGAAGGTGAAGGCGAATGGCAGGACTGGCTCGTCGGCGAGGAACCGGATCAGGAAGAGCTTCTGGGTGAGCGGGAAGAAATGGGACGCCGGCGTGAGCTTATGGCGCGGGCGATGGAAGGCCTGAACGAGCGCGAACGCCATATTCTGAGCGAGCGACGGCTCAAGGAAAGCGCATCCACCCTGGAGGAACTCAGCCAGGAATACGGCATCTCGCGCGAGCGGGTGCGCCAGATCGAAGCGCGCGCGTTCGAGAAGCTGCAGGCGGCCGTGCGTGAAATGGCGGAGGCCGACGTCATGGCGTGA
- a CDS encoding DUF1329 domain-containing protein: MRSAMRHGLASWAAILSLITASATMAADNGTALSPGTVITAKNIDRLLEASYGGHRIPDMLPERIVWQIREHNLTIPLGEIRPHPIDPRYAELTRKYADQARLDADKKLVGWVGGVPFPELDPNDPDIAWKVIWNSQRGRQSGDSLDQPKFSYLLIDGNTGVERKQVWTYRLILLKGRVTGGAPSIGEPDAYQKSLIVALAPQDIKGVGTFAIRYNTGKVDDSWAYVRDVRRVRRLSGSAWMDPIGSTDELGDDFGIFGAYPTWYADYKFLGKTTILAVANSISPQWNEDASNIDDEFPGFDLTNRPHWNPINDWEPREVYVIEGTPEPEHPYSRKVGYIDAKTWNVYYGEAFDKSGEFWKSMYQGIRVWPDASDPEGDIVWPNWGSTIDFQKYHGTIFTSHPSWLFGSPVTEEDVSLTVLEAQGR; encoded by the coding sequence ATGAGATCAGCGATGCGGCACGGCCTCGCGTCATGGGCGGCGATCCTTTCACTCATCACCGCGAGCGCCACGATGGCGGCGGACAACGGCACCGCGCTCTCTCCCGGAACCGTCATCACGGCCAAAAACATCGACCGGCTTCTCGAGGCCAGTTATGGCGGGCATCGCATACCGGACATGCTGCCCGAGCGGATCGTCTGGCAGATTCGTGAACATAACCTCACCATCCCGCTTGGTGAGATCCGCCCGCATCCCATCGACCCGCGCTATGCGGAGCTGACGCGCAAATACGCCGACCAGGCGCGGCTCGACGCGGACAAGAAACTCGTCGGCTGGGTTGGCGGCGTGCCTTTCCCCGAGCTTGACCCGAACGATCCGGACATCGCGTGGAAGGTCATCTGGAACTCACAGCGCGGGCGGCAAAGCGGCGATTCACTCGATCAGCCCAAATTCTCGTACCTCCTGATCGACGGCAATACCGGTGTCGAGCGCAAGCAGGTCTGGACCTATCGACTGATTCTGCTCAAGGGTCGGGTGACGGGAGGCGCGCCCTCGATCGGCGAACCCGATGCCTACCAGAAATCCCTGATCGTTGCCCTCGCCCCGCAGGACATCAAGGGCGTGGGCACCTTCGCTATTCGCTATAACACGGGCAAGGTGGACGATAGCTGGGCCTATGTGCGCGATGTCCGCCGGGTGCGCCGGCTATCGGGCAGCGCCTGGATGGATCCGATCGGCAGCACCGACGAGTTGGGCGACGATTTCGGCATTTTCGGCGCCTATCCCACCTGGTATGCCGATTACAAATTTCTGGGCAAGACCACGATTCTGGCCGTCGCCAACAGCATCAGCCCGCAATGGAATGAAGACGCGTCCAATATCGATGACGAATTCCCCGGTTTCGATCTGACCAACCGGCCGCACTGGAACCCCATCAATGACTGGGAGCCGCGCGAGGTCTACGTGATCGAGGGCACGCCCGAGCCCGAGCATCCCTATAGCCGCAAGGTCGGCTATATCGATGCCAAGACATGGAACGTCTATTACGGCGAAGCCTTCGACAAATCGGGTGAATTCTGGAAGTCGATGTATCAGGGCATCCGGGTCTGGCCCGATGCAAGCGATCCGGAAGGCGATATCGTCTGGCCCAACTGGGGCAGCACGATCGATTTCCAGAAATATCACGGCACGATCTTCACCTCGCACCCGTCCTGGCTGTTCGGGTCACCGGTGACGGAGGAGGATGTCTCGCTCACCGTTCTCGAGGCCCAGGGCCGCTAG
- a CDS encoding low specificity L-threonine aldolase — translation MAINFCSDNVSGVSPEIMAAITAANDGAAMPYGQDEVSARLTAQFAEVFETDLAVFPVVTGSAANGLALASLAPPYGAIYCHADSHINSDECGAPEFFTAGGKLVPLDGEDCKIDPAALTRALDRSGAGMVHYVQPAVLSLTQATESGTLYRADEIRSLSDTAHERGLSVHMDGARFANALAATNASPAEMSWRAGVDVLCLGATKNGAMAAEAVIFFNPDRARETGFRRKRGGHLLSKMRFLSAQLEAYLADGLWLRNAGRANARARELADGLAALPGARRLYPVEANEMFFELPAPVRAAFEAAGVLFYPWPRLGPGVIRLLTSFETTESEIQAALEIARRALEGRERVQ, via the coding sequence ATGGCGATCAATTTTTGCAGTGATAACGTCTCTGGCGTGTCACCGGAAATCATGGCCGCGATCACGGCGGCCAACGACGGTGCCGCCATGCCGTACGGGCAGGACGAGGTTTCCGCCCGGCTGACGGCGCAATTCGCGGAGGTGTTCGAGACCGATCTCGCCGTGTTTCCGGTGGTGACGGGATCGGCCGCCAACGGGCTGGCGCTGGCCAGCCTGGCACCGCCCTATGGCGCGATCTACTGTCACGCGGACTCGCACATCAATTCCGATGAATGCGGCGCGCCGGAATTCTTTACCGCCGGTGGGAAGCTGGTTCCGCTCGATGGCGAAGATTGCAAGATCGATCCGGCCGCGTTGACGCGCGCGCTCGACCGGTCGGGGGCGGGCATGGTGCATTACGTGCAGCCGGCCGTGCTCAGCCTGACCCAGGCCACGGAGTCGGGCACGCTCTATCGGGCGGACGAAATCCGCTCACTGAGTGATACCGCCCATGAGCGGGGCCTCAGTGTGCATATGGATGGCGCGCGTTTCGCCAACGCGCTGGCGGCGACGAATGCCAGCCCGGCCGAGATGAGCTGGCGCGCCGGGGTGGACGTGCTGTGCCTGGGCGCGACCAAGAATGGCGCCATGGCGGCCGAGGCGGTGATCTTTTTCAACCCGGACCGCGCCCGGGAAACCGGCTTCCGGCGCAAGCGCGGGGGGCATCTCCTGAGCAAGATGCGCTTCCTTTCGGCCCAGCTTGAAGCCTATCTGGCGGACGGACTCTGGCTCCGGAATGCGGGCCGGGCGAATGCGCGGGCGCGCGAACTGGCGGACGGGCTTGCGGCGCTCCCCGGCGCGCGGCGGCTTTATCCGGTCGAGGCGAACGAGATGTTTTTCGAACTCCCCGCGCCCGTCCGCGCGGCCTTCGAGGCCGCCGGCGTACTTTTCTATCCCTGGCCGAGGCTCGGCCCCGGGGTGATCCGGCTTCTGACCAGCTTCGAGACGACGGAGTCCGAAATCCAGGCGGCGCTCGAGATTGCGCGCCGCGCGCTGGAAGGCCGGGAGCGGGTCCAGTGA
- a CDS encoding RluA family pseudouridine synthase, with product MTTDKSDTQPDDGGIAEVITLSVPGEAIGGGDSAAPVAGRLDKVLADRTALSRNRLKSLISGGLVFVNGRKIADPSYLVKPGTELVVRVPVPIAATPAAETIALDIVYEDAALIVINKPAGLVVHPAAGNTNGTLVNALLAHCGAELSGIGGVKRPGIVHRLDKDTSGLILVAKTDEAHVRLAAQFSAHTIERSYTALVWGVPGPLSGEIHGNIGRSPTHRKKMAVVTRGGKPALTHYTTERSFDTLASLVTCRLATGRTHQIRVHMAHLGHPVIGDPLYGRVPKWASRARGARETAILARLRAFPRQALHARTLGFRHPTSDELCRFSSELPHDFNGLIYSLESI from the coding sequence ATGACGACGGACAAATCAGATACGCAGCCGGACGACGGCGGGATCGCCGAGGTTATCACGCTTTCCGTCCCGGGCGAGGCAATCGGCGGCGGGGACAGCGCGGCGCCGGTCGCGGGACGGCTCGACAAGGTGCTGGCCGACCGCACGGCGCTATCGCGAAACCGGCTCAAGTCGCTGATTTCCGGAGGTCTCGTCTTCGTAAACGGGCGGAAGATAGCGGACCCCTCCTACCTGGTCAAACCGGGGACAGAGCTTGTCGTCCGTGTGCCCGTGCCGATCGCCGCGACGCCTGCGGCAGAGACGATCGCTCTTGATATCGTCTACGAGGATGCTGCCCTGATCGTGATCAACAAGCCGGCCGGCCTTGTCGTCCACCCGGCGGCCGGCAATACCAACGGGACGCTGGTCAACGCCCTGCTCGCCCATTGCGGGGCGGAACTTTCCGGGATCGGCGGGGTGAAACGGCCGGGCATCGTCCATCGCCTGGACAAGGACACGAGCGGGCTTATCCTCGTCGCCAAGACGGACGAGGCGCATGTCCGGCTCGCCGCCCAGTTCAGCGCCCATACGATCGAGCGCAGCTATACGGCGCTGGTCTGGGGCGTGCCGGGACCGCTGTCGGGCGAGATTCACGGCAACATCGGGCGCAGCCCGACGCACCGGAAGAAAATGGCCGTGGTCACGCGCGGCGGCAAGCCGGCGCTCACGCATTACACGACAGAGCGCAGCTTCGACACATTGGCCAGCCTCGTGACCTGCCGGCTGGCCACGGGGCGGACGCATCAGATCCGCGTCCATATGGCCCATCTGGGACATCCGGTCATCGGCGACCCGCTTTATGGCCGCGTGCCGAAATGGGCAAGCCGGGCCCGGGGGGCTCGCGAGACGGCGATACTGGCCCGACTGCGCGCCTTTCCCCGCCAGGCGCTGCATGCCCGGACCCTGGGCTTCCGTCATCCGACCAGCGATGAGCTGTGCCGGTTCTCTTCCGAATTACCACATGATTTCAATGGATTAATTTATTCTTTAGAGTCGATATAA
- the msrA gene encoding peptide-methionine (S)-S-oxide reductase MsrA: protein MEKAMFGAGCFWGVEAAFRTLEGVSDATVGYSGGHVPDPDYRTVCSGTTGHAEVVLVTFDPAVVAYEALLDLFWTIHDPTTPNRQGPDIGTQYRSAIFFFTPEQAAKARASKERLAGEGRFAREIVTEITPASAFYRAEDYHQRYFEKQGIAAH, encoded by the coding sequence ATGGAAAAAGCAATGTTCGGCGCGGGCTGCTTCTGGGGAGTCGAGGCCGCCTTTCGCACGCTCGAGGGCGTCAGCGACGCCACGGTGGGCTATAGCGGGGGGCACGTCCCCGACCCCGATTACCGAACGGTCTGCAGCGGTACCACGGGTCATGCCGAGGTGGTCCTCGTGACCTTCGATCCGGCGGTTGTCGCCTATGAGGCGCTGCTCGACCTCTTCTGGACGATTCACGACCCCACCACCCCTAATCGCCAGGGGCCGGATATCGGGACCCAGTATCGCTCCGCCATCTTCTTTTTCACGCCCGAGCAGGCGGCAAAGGCCCGCGCGTCCAAGGAGCGCCTTGCGGGCGAGGGCAGGTTTGCGCGTGAGATCGTGACCGAAATCACGCCCGCCTCGGCATTTTACCGGGCCGAAGACTACCACCAGCGCTATTTCGAGAAACAGGGCATCGCGGCCCATTAA
- a CDS encoding sulfite exporter TauE/SafE family protein — MSDQLFQLGLIAYVFAASAFFAGGLMKGVVGVGLPLVVVPVLSLAVDPRLAISVMMIPILASNFLQAIRGRDRLATLRRFLPLILTLMPTTFLGTYMLVSITAESVALILGSLVILYCVMELVPLSFHLPERFEKPATPAVGLIAGAVGGVSSFYGPTIFMYLNALRLHKDDFVTAIGMIYVSGAAALYGGLALHGVLDAGAVLASLAASLPVLLGLLAGRRLRHHISQRNFERLLLAILFVIGLTLITRGINGMN; from the coding sequence GTGAGCGACCAGCTTTTTCAACTCGGCCTGATCGCCTATGTGTTCGCCGCGAGCGCCTTCTTCGCCGGCGGTCTCATGAAAGGCGTCGTCGGCGTCGGGCTGCCGCTTGTCGTGGTCCCGGTACTTTCGCTCGCGGTCGATCCGCGCCTGGCGATTTCGGTGATGATGATCCCGATTCTGGCATCGAATTTCCTGCAGGCCATCCGCGGCCGGGACCGGCTGGCCACCCTGCGCCGCTTCCTGCCCCTGATCTTGACCCTCATGCCAACGACGTTTTTGGGCACCTACATGCTGGTGTCCATCACGGCGGAATCCGTGGCCCTTATCCTGGGCTCTCTTGTGATCCTGTATTGCGTGATGGAACTGGTGCCTCTCTCCTTCCACCTGCCCGAGCGGTTCGAGAAGCCCGCGACGCCGGCGGTCGGCCTGATCGCAGGCGCGGTCGGCGGCGTTTCCAGCTTTTACGGCCCCACGATCTTCATGTACCTGAACGCCCTGCGCCTTCACAAAGACGATTTCGTCACCGCGATCGGCATGATCTATGTCTCGGGCGCAGCCGCCCTTTACGGGGGGCTGGCCCTGCATGGCGTGCTCGATGCAGGTGCCGTCCTGGCCTCCCTCGCCGCCTCGCTTCCCGTCCTGCTGGGGCTTCTGGCCGGCCGCCGGTTGCGGCACCATATCAGCCAGCGCAATTTCGAGCGCTTGTTGCTGGCCATATTGTTCGTGATCGGGCTCACCCTGATCACACGCGGCATCAATGGCATGAATTAG